A single window of Acidimicrobiales bacterium DNA harbors:
- the nudF gene encoding ADP-ribose pyrophosphatase, producing the protein MAGSFEVRAEKVVHRGAVVTVSELEVATPEGETVTREVVRHPGAVAVVPLFDDGTVLLVRQWRAALGGELIEIPAGKRDVADEPAEITANRELLEETGFWAGRLEKLVGFHNSAGFSDEHTIVYLGRGLREADAHRHGPEERHMTVERVPFSKALERISAGEITDAKTVIGLLAAARKLGI; encoded by the coding sequence ATGGCGGGTTCTTTCGAAGTGCGGGCGGAGAAGGTCGTGCACAGGGGTGCCGTCGTGACCGTCAGCGAGCTGGAGGTCGCCACCCCAGAGGGAGAGACGGTCACCCGAGAGGTGGTGAGGCACCCGGGAGCGGTCGCGGTGGTGCCGCTCTTCGACGACGGGACGGTGCTGCTGGTGAGGCAATGGAGGGCCGCCCTCGGGGGCGAGTTGATCGAGATACCGGCAGGCAAGCGGGATGTGGCCGACGAGCCCGCCGAGATAACCGCGAACAGGGAGTTGCTCGAGGAGACGGGGTTCTGGGCGGGGAGACTCGAAAAGCTGGTCGGGTTCCACAACTCGGCGGGCTTCTCGGACGAGCACACCATCGTCTATCTCGGACGGGGGTTGAGGGAAGCGGACGCCCACCGTCACGGACCCGAGGAACGCCACATGACCGTGGAACGTGTTCCTTTCTCCAAGGCTCTCGAGCGCATCTCGGCCGGCGAGATAACCGACGCAAAGACCGTAATCGGACTGCTCGCTGCTGCGAGGAAGTTGGGTATCTGA
- the xerD gene encoding tyrosine recombinase XerD, with protein MQAGSSGDVEYRGTPYQSDLPLGCEEFLGWLVAEKGRTPRTIEAYRRELVRWAEWCAPRGVDPCAARPSDLEDYLEDLRTARYAPATVARAAVVIRGLHRYQSTERQNAVDLTDLVEVPGVPRGLPKALAVEEVERLIESVEGDGPVQRRDRAILEVLYGAGLRISELVALDLGDVDLEDRMLTVTGKGRKQRIVPLGSMAAEALAAWLDEGGRPLLEPRRWRSRSDADAVFLNRRGGRITRQGAWGVVRKHGLAAGLAGKLTPHVLRHSCATHMLERGADVRAVQELLGHASIRTTQVYTKVSPEHLREVWRRAHPRST; from the coding sequence GTGCAGGCCGGCTCGTCCGGAGACGTGGAGTACCGCGGGACGCCGTACCAGAGTGATCTCCCCCTCGGTTGCGAGGAGTTCCTCGGCTGGCTGGTCGCCGAGAAGGGCCGTACGCCGCGGACCATCGAGGCGTACAGACGAGAGCTGGTTCGCTGGGCGGAGTGGTGTGCCCCTCGCGGGGTGGATCCGTGTGCCGCTCGGCCGTCGGACCTGGAGGACTATCTCGAAGACCTGCGTACCGCGCGATACGCGCCGGCGACGGTGGCTCGAGCCGCGGTCGTCATCAGAGGCCTGCATCGGTATCAGTCGACCGAACGGCAGAACGCGGTCGATCTCACCGATCTCGTGGAGGTCCCGGGCGTCCCGCGCGGGCTCCCCAAGGCACTCGCCGTCGAGGAAGTGGAGCGACTCATCGAGTCGGTGGAGGGGGACGGCCCCGTACAGCGACGGGACCGCGCGATCCTCGAGGTCCTGTACGGCGCGGGGCTGCGCATCTCTGAGCTAGTCGCCCTCGATCTCGGCGACGTGGATCTGGAGGACCGGATGCTCACCGTCACCGGAAAGGGTCGCAAGCAGCGGATCGTGCCGCTGGGTTCGATGGCGGCCGAGGCGCTCGCCGCGTGGCTGGACGAGGGAGGGAGGCCGCTGCTAGAGCCGCGACGGTGGCGTAGCAGGTCGGACGCCGATGCTGTCTTCCTCAACCGACGAGGTGGGCGCATCACGCGTCAAGGGGCTTGGGGGGTGGTGCGGAAGCACGGCCTTGCCGCCGGTCTCGCAGGGAAGCTGACTCCGCACGTCCTCAGACATTCCTGTGCCACGCACATGCTCGAGAGGGGAGCAGACGTCAGGGCAGTCCAAGAATTGCTCGGACATGCTTCGATAAGGACCACGCAGGTCTACACCAAGGTCTCGCCGGAGCACCTGCGAGAGGTATGGCGGCGCGCGCATCCGAGGTCTACGTAG
- the pyrG gene encoding CTP synthase: MNERRTPQPTKHIFVTGGVVSSLGKGLTASSLGRLLKARGLRVTIQKLDPYLNVDPGTMNPFEHGEVFVTEDGGETDLDLGHYERFIDENLSRDSNATTGSIYSEVIAAERRGDFLGKTVQVIPHVTDEIKRRIRKLARDDVDVVITEVGGTVGDIEILPFLEAIRQMRLDVGRENVCYVHVTLVPFIGPSGEQKTKPTQHSVTELRSRGIQPDAIVCRSERPLSTDLKRKISNLCDVPIEGVVNAPDAESLYEIPLILHAEGLDEFVCRILGLGGMRVDLEEWSSLVERARAASMPVRIGIVGKYVKLPDAYLSVVEALKHACIHHGARLDIDWIDAEEVPRLVGTSRLHDLDGIVIPGGFGERGVEGKISAAGYARAHGIPCLGLCLGMQVMTIEFARNVLGLVGANSTEFDPGTPHPVIDLMESQRSVTDKGGTMRLGAYPARLLAGSRVAEAYGAESVSERHRHRYEFNPVYRAKFEGSSLLLSGTSPDGLLVEFVELADHPFWVGTQAHPEFKSRPNRPAPLFRELVGAAMARAEGRNPHLINVDGGV; this comes from the coding sequence ATGAATGAGCGCCGGACTCCGCAACCAACGAAGCACATCTTCGTCACGGGCGGAGTCGTCAGCTCCCTCGGCAAGGGCCTGACCGCGTCGTCTCTCGGCCGGCTTCTCAAGGCGCGCGGACTCAGAGTGACCATCCAGAAGTTGGACCCTTATCTGAACGTCGACCCGGGGACCATGAACCCCTTCGAACACGGCGAGGTCTTCGTCACCGAGGACGGAGGGGAGACCGATCTCGACCTCGGGCACTACGAGCGGTTCATCGACGAGAACCTCTCGCGGGATTCCAATGCCACCACCGGATCCATCTATTCGGAGGTGATAGCCGCCGAGCGACGGGGCGACTTCCTGGGAAAGACCGTGCAGGTGATCCCCCATGTGACCGACGAGATCAAGCGGAGGATCCGGAAGCTCGCTCGCGACGACGTGGACGTGGTGATAACCGAGGTCGGCGGCACGGTCGGCGACATCGAGATCCTCCCCTTCCTCGAGGCGATCCGCCAGATGCGCCTCGACGTGGGACGGGAGAACGTCTGCTACGTGCACGTGACCTTGGTTCCATTCATCGGGCCGTCCGGCGAGCAGAAGACGAAGCCCACCCAACACTCCGTGACGGAGCTGCGCAGTCGCGGCATCCAGCCCGACGCGATCGTCTGTAGATCGGAACGTCCGCTTTCCACGGACCTCAAGAGGAAGATCTCCAACCTCTGCGACGTACCGATAGAAGGGGTGGTGAACGCGCCGGACGCCGAGTCCCTCTACGAGATCCCGCTGATCCTGCACGCAGAGGGGCTCGACGAGTTCGTCTGCAGGATCCTCGGACTGGGTGGTATGCGGGTGGATCTGGAGGAGTGGTCCTCGCTCGTCGAGCGTGCGCGGGCGGCTTCTATGCCGGTCCGGATCGGGATCGTCGGGAAGTACGTGAAGCTGCCCGACGCCTACCTCTCGGTGGTAGAGGCGTTGAAGCATGCCTGCATCCACCACGGTGCCCGTCTGGACATCGACTGGATCGACGCCGAGGAGGTGCCCCGACTCGTGGGGACTTCCCGCCTTCACGACCTCGACGGGATTGTCATACCCGGCGGTTTCGGCGAGCGAGGGGTGGAGGGGAAGATCTCGGCTGCAGGGTACGCCCGTGCACACGGGATCCCCTGTCTCGGGCTGTGCCTCGGGATGCAGGTCATGACCATCGAGTTCGCGCGCAACGTGTTGGGTCTCGTGGGAGCGAATTCCACGGAGTTCGATCCGGGCACTCCACACCCGGTGATCGACCTGATGGAATCGCAGCGCTCCGTCACCGACAAGGGCGGGACGATGCGACTCGGGGCATATCCTGCGCGACTCCTCGCCGGTTCACGCGTCGCCGAAGCCTACGGTGCGGAGTCTGTCAGCGAGCGACACCGGCACCGCTACGAGTTCAACCCGGTCTACAGGGCGAAGTTCGAGGGGAGTTCCCTCCTCCTGAGCGGAACCTCGCCCGACGGTCTCTTGGTCGAGTTCGTGGAGCTCGCCGATCATCCGTTCTGGGTGGGGACGCAGGCCCATCCCGAGTTCAAGAGCAGACCGAACCGGCCCGCCCCGCTGTTCAGGGAGCTGGTGGGTGCCGCCATGGCGAGGGCGGAAGGGCGGAACCCGCACCTGATCAATGTGGACGGCGGAGTCTGA